The following are encoded in a window of Streptomyces sp. 11x1 genomic DNA:
- a CDS encoding XRE family transcriptional regulator, translated as MGDHKEQPLRVGAAVRRRRRAQELTLAAVAERSGLSVPFLSQVENERARPSRPSLERIADALGTTAVELLAAADPACSVDVVRAADEDGFTPPDACSRSLVRGHHQLHAMEFTGDHDEGREVQHRNDELMYVVDGAVEVEAEGRAHRLGRGDTLYMSGGVRHRWRATEPETRVIVVAVADHIEALEDRHRKGA; from the coding sequence ATGGGCGACCACAAAGAACAGCCCCTTCGGGTGGGCGCGGCCGTTCGGCGGCGGCGCCGGGCACAGGAGCTCACCCTCGCCGCCGTGGCCGAGCGCAGCGGTCTGTCGGTCCCCTTCCTCAGCCAGGTCGAGAACGAACGGGCCCGCCCCAGCAGGCCCTCCCTGGAACGCATCGCGGACGCCCTCGGCACCACCGCCGTCGAACTCCTCGCCGCGGCCGACCCGGCGTGCAGTGTCGACGTGGTGCGTGCCGCCGACGAGGACGGTTTCACGCCTCCCGACGCCTGCTCGCGCTCCCTGGTGCGCGGGCACCACCAGCTGCACGCCATGGAGTTCACCGGCGACCACGACGAGGGCCGCGAGGTCCAGCACCGCAACGACGAGCTGATGTACGTCGTCGACGGCGCCGTCGAGGTCGAGGCCGAGGGCCGCGCCCACCGCCTCGGACGCGGTGACACGCTGTACATGTCCGGTGGCGTACGGCACCGTTGGCGGGCCACCGAGCCCGAGACCAGGGTGATCGTGGTCGCCGTCGCGGACCACATCGAGGCCCTGGAGGACCGTCACCGCAAGGGCGCGTGA
- a CDS encoding N-formylglutamate amidohydrolase, with product MNDASPPSHLLHPGAPESPVLLHVPHGSRVIPAAVRSGIVLDDAALARELDHITDAYTDRIAESAAGRSALRPWRFVNQLSRLVVDPERFPDEREEMLAVGMGAVYTRTTHGEVLRPAGHDGLPLDGSGRSLVDGYFRPYADAMTEAVTDRLEAVGRAVVVDVHSYPSERLPYELHGDGPRPPVCLGTDPFHTPAGLLDAAEEAFSGFGGTGVDSPFGGAYVPLRYYGRDPRVSALMIEIRRDVYMAEPGGAPGPGVVTLAEALARLVDLLPGLLPDRLTDV from the coding sequence ATGAACGACGCGTCGCCGCCCTCCCACCTGCTCCACCCGGGCGCTCCCGAGTCGCCCGTGCTGCTCCACGTGCCGCACGGTTCGCGCGTGATCCCGGCCGCCGTACGGAGCGGGATCGTGCTCGACGACGCCGCTCTGGCCCGGGAGTTGGACCACATCACCGACGCGTACACGGACCGCATCGCCGAGTCGGCCGCCGGGCGGTCGGCCCTGCGCCCGTGGCGGTTCGTGAACCAGTTGTCCCGGCTCGTGGTCGACCCCGAGCGGTTCCCGGACGAGCGGGAGGAGATGCTGGCCGTGGGCATGGGCGCCGTGTACACACGGACCACGCACGGCGAGGTGCTGCGTCCGGCCGGCCACGACGGTCTGCCCCTCGACGGGAGTGGGAGGTCGCTCGTCGACGGCTACTTCCGTCCGTACGCCGACGCCATGACCGAAGCCGTCACCGACCGGCTGGAAGCCGTGGGGCGGGCGGTGGTCGTCGACGTCCACTCGTACCCGAGCGAGCGCCTGCCCTACGAGCTGCACGGCGACGGTCCCCGGCCGCCCGTCTGCCTGGGCACCGACCCCTTCCATACGCCGGCCGGCCTGCTCGACGCCGCCGAGGAGGCGTTCAGCGGGTTCGGTGGGACGGGTGTCGACAGCCCGTTCGGGGGCGCGTACGTCCCGTTGCGGTACTACGGGCGGGACCCGAGGGTGAGCGCCCTGATGATCGAGATCCGCCGGGACGTCTACATGGCCGAGCCGGGCGGGGCGCCGGGCCCGGGGGTGGTGACGCTCGCGGAGGCGCTGGCGCGGCTGGTGGACCTTCTCCCCGGCCTTCTCCCTGACCGACTCACGGACGTCTGA
- a CDS encoding 5'-3' exonuclease: MRGVTRRLMLLDTASLYFRAYFGVPESVKAPDGTPVNAVRGLLEFIDRLVKDHRPTDLVACMDADWRPQWRVDLIPSYKAHRVAEEHEVGPDEEEVPDTLSPQVPVIEAVLDALGIARVGVAGYEADDVIGTFTARAKDPVDIVTGDRDLYQLVDDEREVRVLYPLKGVGTLQLTDEAWLREKYGVVGRGYADLALLRGDPSDGLPGVPGIGEKTAAKLLDQFGDLAGIMAAVDDPAAKLTPSQRKRLDEARAYVAVAPKVVLVAADVPLPDVDTALPREPRDPAALEALGARWGLGGSLQRLLATLGT; encoded by the coding sequence ATGCGGGGCGTGACCCGACGCCTGATGCTCCTCGACACCGCCTCGCTCTACTTCCGCGCCTACTTCGGGGTGCCGGAATCCGTGAAGGCCCCGGACGGCACCCCGGTGAACGCCGTGCGCGGGCTCCTCGAATTCATCGACCGGCTGGTGAAGGACCATCGGCCGACGGACCTGGTGGCCTGCATGGACGCCGACTGGCGGCCGCAGTGGCGAGTCGACCTCATCCCCTCCTACAAGGCGCACCGCGTCGCCGAGGAGCACGAGGTCGGACCCGACGAGGAGGAGGTGCCGGACACCCTCTCACCGCAGGTGCCGGTCATCGAGGCGGTGCTGGACGCGCTCGGCATCGCGCGCGTGGGCGTCGCCGGGTACGAGGCGGACGACGTGATCGGCACCTTCACGGCCCGGGCGAAGGACCCGGTCGACATCGTCACCGGCGACCGCGACCTGTACCAGCTGGTCGACGACGAGCGCGAGGTACGGGTGCTCTATCCGTTGAAGGGCGTGGGCACGCTGCAGCTCACCGACGAGGCGTGGCTGCGCGAGAAGTACGGGGTGGTCGGGCGCGGGTACGCGGACCTGGCCCTGTTGCGCGGCGACCCGAGCGACGGTCTGCCCGGTGTGCCGGGCATCGGCGAGAAGACGGCGGCGAAGCTGCTCGACCAGTTCGGCGACCTGGCCGGGATCATGGCCGCGGTCGACGACCCGGCGGCGAAACTGACCCCGTCGCAGCGCAAGAGGCTCGACGAGGCGCGGGCCTATGTCGCGGTCGCGCCCAAGGTGGTCCTGGTGGCGGCCGACGTACCCTTGCCGGACGTCGACACGGCACTGCCGCGCGAGCCGCGGGATCCGGCGGCACTGGAGGCGCTCGGGGCGCGCTGGGGGCTCGGCGGATCGTTGCAGAGGCTCCTGGCCACGCTCGGAACATGA
- a CDS encoding siderophore-interacting protein: MAERPERRTPKPHTARVVRTERLTPHMQRVVLGGDGLTEFSLRGSTDHYVKLLFGPEGVTYPEPFDIERIRAEFPRDQWPVTRTYTVRAWDPELRELTLDFVLHGDEGIAGPWATRVQPGELIRFLGPGGAYAPNPEADWHLLVGDESALPAIGASLEALPDGARAHAIVEVAGAEEEQKINSDVEVVWVHRGDRPVGAALVEAVRALEFPEGRLHAFVHGEAGFVKELRRLLRVELAVPREDLSVSGYWRLGHDEDGWQASKKEWNARVEAEQESPPAPV, from the coding sequence ATGGCAGAGCGTCCGGAACGCAGGACCCCGAAGCCCCACACCGCGCGAGTCGTCCGCACCGAGCGGCTCACTCCGCATATGCAGCGCGTCGTACTCGGTGGCGACGGCCTCACCGAGTTCTCCCTGCGCGGCAGCACCGATCATTACGTGAAACTCCTGTTCGGCCCCGAGGGTGTGACCTACCCGGAGCCCTTCGACATCGAGCGGATCCGCGCGGAGTTCCCCCGGGACCAGTGGCCGGTGACCCGGACGTACACCGTGCGCGCCTGGGACCCCGAACTGCGCGAGCTGACCCTCGACTTCGTGCTGCACGGCGACGAGGGCATCGCCGGTCCGTGGGCCACCCGTGTCCAGCCGGGCGAGCTGATCCGTTTCCTGGGCCCCGGCGGCGCGTACGCGCCCAACCCGGAGGCCGACTGGCACCTCCTCGTCGGTGACGAGTCCGCCCTGCCGGCCATCGGCGCCTCGCTGGAGGCCCTTCCCGACGGTGCCCGCGCGCACGCGATCGTCGAGGTCGCCGGCGCCGAGGAGGAGCAGAAGATCAACTCCGATGTGGAGGTGGTCTGGGTGCACCGCGGCGACCGTCCCGTGGGCGCTGCCCTCGTCGAGGCCGTACGCGCGCTGGAGTTCCCCGAGGGCCGACTGCACGCCTTCGTCCACGGCGAGGCCGGCTTCGTCAAGGAACTGCGCCGACTGCTCCGCGTCGAACTGGCCGTTCCCCGCGAGGACTTGTCCGTCTCCGGCTACTGGCGCCTCGGCCACGACGAGGACGGCTGGCAGGCCTCGAAGAAGGAGTGGAACGCCCGCGTGGAGGCCGAACAGGAGAGCCCGCCCGCGCCGGTGTGA
- a CDS encoding helical backbone metal receptor: MGSFPRVVSLVPSLTEAVAVSLPGVLVGATDWCAHPGDLDVARIGGTKNPRTDDIARLAPDLVIANEEENREADLAALREAGVEVLVTEVRDVPGAFAELDRVLRACGARARPRWLDEAESAWSRPPAAAADGPLTPGRRTTAVVPVWRRPWMVLGRDTFAGDVLARLGVDHLYAGHAERYPRIPVEELRAAAPDVVVLPDEPYRFTTDDGPEAFGGLPCALLSGRHLTWYGPSLAEAPRVLDAALRAAFR, encoded by the coding sequence GTGGGTTCCTTCCCCCGGGTCGTCTCCCTGGTCCCGTCACTGACGGAGGCCGTCGCGGTCTCGCTGCCGGGCGTGCTGGTCGGCGCGACTGATTGGTGCGCCCACCCAGGTGATCTTGACGTGGCCCGGATCGGCGGCACCAAGAACCCCAGGACCGACGACATCGCCCGTCTCGCCCCCGACCTCGTGATCGCCAACGAGGAGGAGAACCGCGAGGCGGACCTGGCCGCCCTGCGCGAGGCGGGAGTCGAGGTCCTCGTCACCGAGGTTCGGGACGTGCCGGGCGCCTTCGCCGAACTGGACCGGGTGCTGCGTGCCTGCGGGGCCCGGGCCCGGCCGCGCTGGCTGGACGAGGCGGAGTCGGCATGGTCCCGGCCGCCGGCCGCCGCCGCGGACGGTCCGCTGACGCCCGGCCGCAGGACGACCGCAGTTGTGCCCGTCTGGCGCAGGCCGTGGATGGTCCTCGGCCGGGACACCTTCGCCGGCGACGTGCTCGCCCGGCTGGGCGTGGACCATCTGTACGCCGGGCACGCCGAGCGCTATCCCCGGATCCCCGTGGAGGAGCTGCGGGCCGCCGCGCCCGATGTCGTGGTCCTGCCCGACGAGCCGTACCGCTTCACCACCGACGACGGCCCCGAGGCGTTCGGCGGGCTGCCCTGCGCGCTGCTCAGCGGTCGTCACCTCACCTGGTACGGGCCGTCGCTGGCCGAGGCTCCGCGGGTGCTGGACGCGGCGCTGCGAGCAGCCTTCCGCTGA
- a CDS encoding TDT family transporter — protein MATAVRPARPSTPHPHPRPRPGARASRPLPFPALRHLGPNWYAPVMGTAIVASAGAGLPMDLPGLRTACAAVWALALVALVAVLGARALHWTHHRDQARADLLDPAVAPFHGCLAMALLAVGGGALVVGRDWIGARAAVALDVVLFSPGTATGLVAAVVVPYLMIVRHRIDADRVTPALLLPLVAPMVSAALGPLLVPHLPPGQPRQTLLFGCLALFGLSLLATLLVLPAVCGRLVTAGPLPLALTPSLFLVLGPLGQSTTAVGNLADAASGAVAAPYAHAFIPFAVLYGVPVLGFALLWLALAAALVVRARRRGMGFSMAWWAFTFPVGTCATGTTGLARHTGLIALDVLAVALYALLLAAWATAAVGTVRGLVSGRLLAAPRPAPAEPRPATARTR, from the coding sequence ATGGCCACCGCAGTCCGCCCAGCCCGTCCGTCCACGCCCCATCCGCACCCCCGCCCCCGTCCGGGTGCGCGCGCGTCCCGCCCGCTCCCGTTCCCCGCCCTGCGTCACCTCGGCCCGAACTGGTACGCCCCGGTCATGGGCACCGCCATCGTCGCCTCCGCCGGTGCAGGACTCCCCATGGACCTCCCGGGTCTGCGGACGGCCTGCGCGGCGGTGTGGGCGCTCGCCCTCGTCGCCCTGGTCGCCGTCCTCGGCGCCCGCGCCCTGCACTGGACCCACCACCGCGACCAGGCCCGCGCCGACCTCCTGGACCCGGCCGTGGCCCCCTTCCACGGCTGCCTCGCCATGGCCCTGCTGGCCGTCGGCGGCGGTGCCCTGGTCGTCGGCCGCGACTGGATCGGCGCGCGGGCGGCCGTCGCCCTGGACGTCGTGCTCTTCTCCCCCGGGACGGCCACGGGCCTCGTCGCCGCCGTGGTCGTGCCGTATCTGATGATCGTCCGGCATCGGATCGACGCGGACCGGGTCACTCCGGCCCTGCTGCTCCCCCTCGTCGCCCCGATGGTCTCCGCCGCGCTCGGTCCGCTGCTCGTGCCGCACCTGCCGCCCGGGCAGCCCCGGCAGACGCTGCTGTTCGGCTGTCTCGCGCTGTTCGGGCTGAGTCTGCTGGCCACCCTGCTCGTCCTGCCGGCGGTGTGCGGCCGGCTCGTCACGGCAGGGCCGTTGCCGCTCGCGCTGACGCCGAGCCTGTTCCTGGTCCTGGGACCACTCGGGCAGTCGACCACCGCCGTCGGCAACCTCGCCGACGCGGCCTCCGGCGCCGTAGCAGCCCCGTACGCGCACGCCTTCATCCCGTTCGCCGTGCTCTACGGCGTCCCCGTCCTCGGCTTCGCGCTGCTCTGGCTCGCGCTCGCCGCCGCCCTGGTCGTCCGTGCCCGGCGGCGGGGCATGGGGTTCTCGATGGCCTGGTGGGCGTTCACCTTCCCGGTCGGCACCTGCGCGACCGGCACGACGGGACTGGCCCGGCACACGGGGCTGATCGCCCTGGACGTCCTCGCCGTCGCGCTGTACGCGCTGCTGCTGGCTGCCTGGGCCACGGCCGCCGTCGGCACCGTGCGCGGTCTGGTCAGCGGAAGGCTGCTCGCAGCGCCGCGTCCAGCACCCGCGGAGCCTCGGCCAGCGACGGCCCGTACCAGGTGA